In Hippoglossus hippoglossus isolate fHipHip1 chromosome 11, fHipHip1.pri, whole genome shotgun sequence, the sequence ATGTGAGAGTCAGCTGAGGAGGGAGCAGCGAGGGAGGGTCGAGATGGGTCATCGACTATTAGGGAGACAGTCCTTGGCGGTTTAGCCACAGCtatgggagcagaggaggaggttgacgaagtggaggaggaggaggatgaagaggaggaaggggtcGAACTCCTACCGGACTCAGTGGAGGGAGCGGTGAGGGATTTTGGGGGAAGCAGAGCTTGCCGGGCAGGGGCAGGTTCCTGCTGTGAGTCTTGTGCAGAATGAGGGGCAAGGGTGGAGCGGACAACAGCAGACTctacagaacacaaacacaaatacacaaacacagacattaacAGGAGGTTACAACAAGGGTTCTAAAGATCCTCGTATAACAAGTATAAAAAGGGTCTTCACATACAGTAAAACACTGAGAACAGGCTGGAAAACCTTGAAATGAAACATAAAGGTCTTTCAGAGACTTTACGGTAGAGAGGTTTAGAGAGGTAACAAGAATCAGATATGGAGACGGATCAAAGAAGCACAGAGGAGTCCTAATGatttcttcttccctcttttcaTGCTCACCTAAATCCATGTTTGAAAGCCTGATATTTACTGTTCCAGCTGGATAACCCCTGTCAGACTAACAGTTTAATCATTTACTCTATATGCTTCGACAGCACCATCAGGAGACTTTGGTTTACACATCTGCTGTTGGCATTTCAACATAGCAaaaacactcactcactgactgTTCACTCAGAAAAAGCTTTTGCTGAACCCAAGTGACAGAACGTCTGTGTGTTAGCAACCTAACATTCACCGACACTAGTGAATAATGAATGCAGTATTTAATCAACTACATCATATCTCAGCATCAAGGCGACAGCAGCATGTTTTTGGATGATCATATGAACAAGTATTGTAGATTTAATAAAGTGGCCCTAGAATGAGCTTCTGACAAAAATCAGCTGTACTCTATGTATCTTGTGTAGTAAATTCGATTGACTTGGTTATATCACTGCTTATCATCTCAACATTAACACACTTAGTCATCGCTTTTAACATCTGAGTCACTGCCACAGTGCGACAAACTTAGCATGTAGTTCAGCTTGTTAGCACTGAGACCACagctttatatttatgtattttatgttgtAAAGTtaccttgtttatttattaaaaccaCATCAACTGAGCTTCCATTCATTCACTTTTACATCGTTTCCCATATTTTGATTTATGGCGAGTAGTCTTTTATATTGATTTGCTCGGCATCTACTCTCCTATTGATTATGGATTGTCTGTGAACAGCCCCTCATCTCTATATGCACACGGAATCAAAACGTGATCATGCATAAGAATAAGGATTGCTGTTGGCTTTTCCCTGCAGAGAAGACTCGTCAGCGCCAAGTCCACCGACCACAGATACAAGCAAAACAGAAAGCCCCGAAACTTAAAGCACAAGAAAGAAAGCAGAAACAGTCTGACCAGAGTCACTAGTAATCCTATTGGTTAGTTTTGATTATTTCCAGGCTTTGACCAGTGATTCTGtggcagcagaagcagcaacAGAGGGACACGaagagagagatgtgagaggaagaggaggacagcaTCGCAGTTGCTGCTGTGGCAAAGGTagcaggagagacagagcaaaCAGAGATAGAGCTATATACTCTTCAGCAGCTTGACATAAACTACTTGACAGGCAAAAACCTTTTCAGACGAGCACCTTGTATACTGCATTACATAATATAAGAGAGGCCACCTACCACCACAAATACAACATCATTGTGTTTGAAACATGGAGACTATGTGAGGATTACTCAGTCaatgtaaaagtacaaatgcaTTGTAGGGAAAAGTGCTGAATTAATCCAGTTTGCATTatcacacagaggagaagaatgttttttctaaaaaaaaaatgtttttctttcatcgGAAATGTGTTTACaatcagagaaaagaaactcaATGAGCCTTTATTTATTCGGTTTGTTTTCAAAAATCTCAACCGTCAACATAATCCACATAGTTTCTATGTTATTTCATCTTATTAGACCCATAGGGTTAAatcaatattgaaaaaaaaaaagaacatcagATCTTTGATGAAAGAGCTTTAAGCTGTTTTAAATTTGAGTTTCAGAAGTAACAATATCAGAAATGTCCAGGGCAAACTGGTAAAACCGATAAACACAAGTGCCCGAGGAAATGAATTGTTTTCTACCAAGTTCTCTCTGCATGATAAGAGCTGGACAAAAGATTCTGCCTCATTTGTGTGCCTTATCCCCTTTTCATCCTGTTGTGAAACATCAGAATCAATTGCGTCACACAGCGTGCCAAGACAACGTGATGGCTGCTGGGTTTtttatggtttcctttgatAAGGCTCGGGCTCAGACAAATCATCAACTTTCTCACTAGAACTTTCTGAATAATAACTGCAGTGCTGAATGAAGTTAAAGAGGAGACATTACCTGAGCGCTCTCTGAACTCTGTGGATGGGCTGTATCTGGGCAGGGTGGTCCTCCGGTCAGACTCTGAGGCAGGACGAGGCTTCTTCTTGTCCTCTGACGAGCTCTTCTGTAGAGAAGGCCGCAGGTTCATCTCAGAGACCGGTCTAACTAAAGATCGCAGGTCATCCActttgtctctcctctcctccctcttttcccgATCATCTCGTCgctctctttcatttcttttggcCCGGTCTTTGTCTTCCCGCCGGTCTCTGTCATCTTTTCTGTCTCTATCGTCTCTTTCTCCCCGCACATCTTTCCTACCCTTGTCTTCTCTATCATCTTTTCTTTCGCCTCggttctctctcttttccctctcagGCCGCCGATCCCTAtcttctctcttgtctctgtgatccctcttttctttctcatcacGGTCCGTCCGTTCCCTCTCGTCCCGATCTCGCCTTTCCCTCTCCTCACGGTCCTTCCTTTCCCACTCATCCCTATCCCTCCGTTCCTTCTCGTCCTGGTCCCTCCGTTCCTTTTCATCCCGATCCTTCCTTTCCCTTTCATCCCGATCCTTCCTTTCCCTTTCATCCCGATCCTTCCTTTCCCTTTCATCCCGATCCTTCCTTTCCCTCTCATCTCGATCCCTCCTTTCCTTCTCATCTCGATCCCTCCTTTCCCTCTCATCGCgatctctcttttccctctcatCGCGATCTCTCTTTTCGTCTCTCCTCTCACGGTCATCCCGCCATTCTTGCTTATCTCTGTCCTTTCTCTCCATGTCTTCCCTGTCCTTTCTTCCCCTTTCTTCTCTATCATcttttccatctctcctctcttctctgcgGTATCTATCATCTTGAGGAGCTCCTCTGGATAAAGATCCTCCTCTCTTGTCAACATCTGATGGCAGACGGCTTCGTCGGTCTGCGTCCACAGTCATCCGTGCGTGGGTGTCCACATCCAGAGGTGCCCTGTTACTTCGGGAGGCATCAGACGGGGCTCTGCTTCGACGATCATCTCCCTGGAGCATCTTGAGGGGATTCCCTTTCGGGTCAGACTCCCCTCGAGGCACTCGAGCACCAGCTTCCGACACCCTGTCCACGTCCTTTGACACAGGGTGCCCATTTTTCACTGGCGGTGCTTTGGAGTGATTTACATTGTTgctcactgtatataaagacacaaacagtgaaataaCTGTCATTAAAGAAGGAGCCACTTCACTCGGAGaatgtttaagaaaaaaaaactattacacCCTGCATACCATTTTCTGGGATGTCCTTTAGAAGCCCTCTTGAAATCAGCTCTTGGCGACTTTTTCTAACAGAAATCTTTCTTTCCaaagctgttaaaaaaaaggagaaaaaataaataagtataaTGTATAGTGTAATGAACACAACAGGTGAAAATAGTCCACTCTCTCATACCTATAGATGTTTCAGTGAACTTCTCACTtggcttcttcttcctccatttcCAGGGCTTGAAGATTCTTCCCATCTTGGAGAACTTTCCTTTGCGTTTGGTTGGAGGTGTTCCCCCACCAGAGTTCTCTTCTTCACCCCCTGTTGTGCTGTGTTGCAGGTCTACCTCATCGTCTGCATGAATATGGCATGGTGACAAACAAGATCACAggtgaacatgtttttttattgacacCAATACTGCAGATAATCAAAAACCttcacactgatttatttatacagGAATAACTACAATGAGCTTCATGCTGCATTTCTATCACTGCAAAATATTACttgaaagaaaactaaaatgacTTTGGTTTTGTCTAGTTCATTTGATCTGGGAGTACCCTGAAGCCCAAAGCAATAACCAGGCACTCTTTCAGTACAATCAGATAAGTTTAAAAACCTGTGACAGaagaacatttcaaaaatgATGCACGTCAGCATTTATTCCACTGCtcatacattcatacacaatTTTTGACAGCACAGCGCagttcattgtgtttgtgtgaatgtagcTGATACCTTGTATTGACAAACCCTCATATTCTACAGGGTTATCTCTGCCTCTGTTAAAACTGGGTACAATGGAAAGAATTTGCAGTCTTACAAAATGTCCACATTCAGATGACAACTACCTGCGACTACATCCAACAGTAGACTTCTCCTGTTTCAGTGCATGACTAGTGTCAATGCCCAAAAACAAACTAATCCATATTTTCTGTCAGCAACAGTCAGTCCATACACAGGGCAGTGCTGCTACTTTATTAAACTGTCACACTAAAGGACCGAACCTCAAAACGTTGGTCCAAATTCCATTCTGAGTGTCCGCTTCGCTGTGTCAGCTGTCACATGACACAGACTGTGAAATATGGTCAGTCTCTTCTGGTATTATTCACAACGTGGTGTGAATTAATGTGATTTTTGACATGGTGGTGATACAAATAGGATCACGTAATATCTACTTTTTTTCATATTGGAAATGAAACATTCTACGATTTTAGTATTCTTTCTTATAAACAGAGTTATGCATCCagagttgtaaaaaaaaaaaagaaaacagaagccATGAGTCAAAATTCCAAAGTTATTCTTATACTATTGAAAATGCAATGGGAGCAATAACTGGGTGTGAAAACACCATTATAATTCTTAGGCAGTGAGTCGTTTGGCAGCAGTTACACAACATTGTGCAACATACTAGTGAGTGTAGAGCATAAAGGTAGCATTCAGGTTTAGCAAAAACCATAAGCactgcagcttctcattttTATGTAATACTGAACATCTCTGTCAtttgttaaaataacaaatgtgcTGGTGGTTTGTTGTATTAGCGCTAATTAACTTGATGGCAGGTCTAAATTAAACGTGGGGTAGGTATTAGGTTCTGCGggtttgtcacacacacatattacacCGAGGGATTTAAAAGGGATCGTTACCCTTTTCTAATCCACATGAAGCAGATATCCTGTGGATGAGTTTCTCAAGGTCGCAGATAAATGTAGCCGATATTTAAGAGTAATTTAAAAGCTCAGGACACCAGGCTCCTCTGGTTTTTCTGTACTGAATGGTGGTATTAATGATTAATGCATGACCTATTCATCTATTAATCCCCCACTAGAATTTGATCAATCAGGATTATAGGAGCTGACAACGTAGATCTGCAGACATTGGTTCTGTCCCTGTCAATTTTTTGTGGCTTCCATCCAATTTCCATACAGTTGagataaatatatgttttgtgtGGACAGTGGATAAACCACAATCAGACCACATTCTGTGAGTGCACAAGTAGTTTTCCATAGGTCAGATTGGATATACTTTGTTGATGGCAGTAAGCCTCTCCCACTGCACtaatataatgatatatatcacaataatatttgttttgagtCTGAATGGTGGTTGTGGTTTTAACTCTTCTTTATGtgcagagaatgacaaatgtTTGATTAACAGcaacattaatattaacaaCATAAATATCATGGTCACTATGAACACTATGTTCAATTCATCTGGTCATCACTAAACAGCACAACACATAAGGGAAATAGTGGATGAATGACAAACTATTACAAAGATAATGTGTTGTGTCACACATCATTTTTCTATTCTcataaacaaatgtgaaaattcCAACTGaatttttttaactaaaaatgtcactgttttctaaggtataaaataaaagttattggCATATAAATTTatcatgaaaacaaatgttacTATGCACTGATTATTTACCAAAACATGCATGTTAAAGTAGAGTTTAGTTGGCATCTACCCTGTGTTGACGACCACTGCATCACATTCTTTCCATACAATGTTTACATTACTTTGTCGACACACTGTGTGAAGAGAACCAGGCTGTTGAAGGGGTCTGTGAAATGAACTCTGTGCAGTACACTGGCCCTCGCAGCTATTCCTGACACATAACCTGGACACCAGCGGGTGTAAAACTGGGCGGGGTGGAGTGGCAGTGAACTGGGATAATACTGATGTGGTTTAGCTGCAACAGAATCAAAGTGTGATGTGGTGAGTGACATTGTGTTACAGTggaacacaaaaaaacaagatggcagcttttcACAGAACAACTGTAGAGTTAAAGACAGTTGAGAGGAAAAAGACTTAACACTAACACAAAGACTACAGATCTGCATTTATAGACTGACTAAACAATGTGGATTCCTGTAAATGTTCAGCCATTCAAACTCAAGGGCCTAATAAAAGCATGAAAGCTGCACTACCCAGCTGACACTAATGCAATAACCCTGCACTCCTCTGGTCAAGCTGTCCATACAGTATGACTCATGCCAGTCACATGATATGTTGCCAGCAGCTACAAAGAACCTCACACCAGGGGTTAAAAATACATCTTGCACAGAGAGCAAATATGTAACAAAGAGGATGTCCTCATGTCAATCGCCTCATGTAGGAAAGTGTTTGTAGGGAAACCCGacagttgaaaaaaataaagcaaatattgATCCAACAAATAGCAAATTAAGTCATTGGTTCTAATTAACATAATGAAGGCTGGGACCAAATTACAGTCTGATATTAAGCAGGAAAGAGCTGCCAGACAAACGGGTGGCCTGCATTACACAGATGCTGGATTCCAAGAGCTGCGAGCTGTGTTATTAAACTTGCAAATGCAACTTGGGACAAGATCCTGCTTTTGACAGCAAAAACAGGTTCTGATGTGTTTGAACTGTTATTACTACGGTTGCTTAACCAGACAGTAAGGGGGTTCATGACTCACTGTGTACCTATGGAACTAATATACGACTTGAGAAGTGACTGAAGTTAAAAATGTAGATCCACAGGCGGAGATCTGGTGTTAGTTGGTGTCTTGTACCctcaaatctgtttttctttttttacagggAGATGGGGCCCAGcatgcagacagagaggagtTTGTGTGGTTTGTAGATTTCACAATCACCACATTCCATCTACATGCATTCTTCTACACTTGTCTATGCATGCCACCATccagtttctctctggtttACGAAACACctgtttataaatatgtatacaCTATCCTGATGTTGGCTTTCCATtctaaataaatgcaaacatgCTTGCCAGATTGCTTCCACATCTAAAATCTGTCAAAGTTATGTTTTTGGGTACCGTGTAGTGCTGAGCCTTGCCCTCGGACTCACCCGTGTTGTTCTGGGCTGGTTGCTGTGCCAATGTCTCACTGCTAGCACTCTGTCCCATGCTACAGCTTCTGTCCCAACTGGCCTGCCGAGCCCTGCCTCTCCGGAGGCCAGCGGCAGGAGAGGAAAACTCAAAGCCACCTCGCTCTTCTCCAACTAAACATGGAGCTCCTCTAACTCAAGACTGTCTTGACTGCTCACTTGTGTCGTCTTAGCCTCTCTTGCCTCCCCCTCCCTGCCGATTATGTTATTTGGTCTCTCCCTCCcgtcctccctccttctttcgCTTTAAAACACAAGCACACTCACTTACTCAGTTCTTGGTCCCTCCCTTCTTGGAGCTCTGACTTCATAAATAAGGTACGCGAAAAAGGTAATCCGGCAGTCTCGGATGCCTTTCATTCCTGAGAGTAGATTTTTCAGGGGCAAAGTTCGCAGTAGGCGAGCTTTGAGCTTCGGCAGGTCCAGCCATCAAGCCCTGAGGGATTTGGGATGCAGTGGGGCCCCCCACTAGCAACATTTCCCAGACTGACACAACAGTGCTCCCTAAAGGACAAGGGGCGGGCTCTGCAGGGTGAGGTAACTTGAGAAGTGGAAGGTGAGTCAGGGCCAAGGTGGAGCTCAGTGCCAGAGCAGAGGAAGTGACACAGTGGGGGAGTCCAGTGACTCTCTTAGGAATGTCCCTTTAAACTATGAAATGCACGTGGACACTGATAAGACTTTATCGAGTCCAGAGTCCCCCAAAAAGTTAAATTAGATATTACTCTCTACTctctagttattattatttattaacaaCAGCATGATATTGCTATCAGGGTTTAATAGATGTGGCCTTAAacttatgttttaaaaaaaggtcaaaacaagAAGAGTGTGTGGTAACAAAAGAGGGACCTGACTATCCCTGTGTTTCCTGACATATAATACATCAAAAGGAGCTCACATCACGTATATGTTGCTCCCTCTACAGTCCAATTAAAGCTACAGCACAGAAGAGCAACTGACACAGGAATGTGTGGAATGCAAGACCACACATTGGCTTTTTGGTACAAGGTCAATAATCAGGAAAACGATCCTTGAAAATCACTGTTTAATAAATAGGGTTGACAACTTCCAACTCATGACTCATTGCGGCATTGAAGCCTCTTTTCATTGTTTctaaagagaagcagcagatggagacaaacacatATTTCAGGCTTTGAAACAAACCTGAGAACACGAGGCCTCACAGAAACCAGAACAACAACTTGATGACTCAGAAAAGTGCTGTTACATTATGTCATCATGACAATCCCCAAAACATACAACTCACATCATGTGAGCCAACACGCTGGTTGACTTTATCCTTTCTGATCAAAATACGTGAACATGTGAGGCTTCATGAGAGAAACATCACTTGTAGAAAATTGCTGAGGAGGAAGTCCAGTTTATTTTTACTGCTTGGCCGGGCAGGGATGAGTTGATCAAGCTTACTTAATCTGTTCCTGCCATGGCCTAATTGTCAGTAGGGTACTCGTGGAGCTTTGCACCGGTCTGCCTTGGCATTGAACAAAATATAAGTGTATAAATAATaactataaaataataataatcatttgcTTTCACTGCTGTATCGCATGTCAACAAAGGACAAGTGAACTACAGTTTAGAACACATTCCAAAGTAAATTAAAACATCTGAAACTTAAATGATAACCTTCAAATTTTAACatccaacaacaaaaagaaagcagGTTTACTCACAGACATATTCAGACTGCACAG encodes:
- the phactr4a gene encoding phosphatase and actin regulator 4A isoform X2 — translated: MKSELQEGRDQELNDEVDLQHSTTGGEEENSGGGTPPTKRKGKFSKMGRIFKPWKWRKKKPSEKFTETSIALERKISVRKSRQELISRGLLKDIPENVSNNVNHSKAPPVKNGHPVSKDVDRVSEAGARVPRGESDPKGNPLKMLQGDDRRSRAPSDASRSNRAPLDVDTHARMTVDADRRSRLPSDVDKRGGSLSRGAPQDDRYRREERRDGKDDREERGRKDREDMERKDRDKQEWRDDRERRDEKRDRDEREKRDRDERERRDRDEKERRDRDERERKDRDERERKDRDERERKDRDERERKDRDEKERRDQDEKERRDRDEWERKDREERERRDRDERERTDRDEKEKRDHRDKREDRDRRPEREKRENRGERKDDREDKGRKDVRGERDDRDRKDDRDRREDKDRAKRNERERRDDREKREERRDKVDDLRSLVRPVSEMNLRPSLQKSSSEDKKKPRPASESDRRTTLPRYSPSTEFRERSESAVVRSTLAPHSAQDSQQEPAPARQALLPPKSLTAPSTESGRSSTPSSSSSSSSSTSSTSSSAPIAVAKPPRTVSLIVDDPSRPSLAAPSSADSHMPPPVPPHAKQPPVPPPKPTNRNSNPALLASSLNRGSKARQPCYWTSWRRQSELGLYLSLPLYLRQRAAGTCSAELSQPGSGIIIVPAHAKRSPPTPPKRMTPVTKRHSVDPSPPSQVTESATADPAAAPGPAHHAGPKGYNNEEKTSAAAPQTATDTLPSPPSHIPPSPPRAQSLQPPDTTSSGPVSIIQADPPSPTTEPPSHPPAIPLHILIQRALASPGQAQPNPEGSQRAHSLLFESPPDFLTEMGDSSRLSLPITIEPLRLPEDDDFDMEEEMRKLQPQRPPRQPDMEPRSRRGLIGDPRVSIIPEVGGHEDSEGSDSDGPILYRDEDDDDDDDDDDDEEGPPSGLLSRVKRKDTLALRLERQERQEREERDPQENHDSRTWQNKEQWMAMRNKISSTLTRRLSQRPSADELEQRNILPAKNESDRRLERSEIKRRLTRKLSQRPTVAELQERKILRFHEYVECTHAHDYDRRADKPWTKLTPADKAAIRKELNEFKSSEMEVHEESKIYTRFHRP
- the phactr4a gene encoding phosphatase and actin regulator 4A isoform X8 codes for the protein MGRIFKPWKWRKKKPSEKFTETSIALERKISVRKSRQELISRGLLKDIPENVSNNVNHSKAPPVKNGHPVSKDVDRVSEAGARVPRGESDPKGNPLKMLQGDDRRSRAPSDASRSNRAPLDVDTHARMTVDADRRSRLPSDVDKRGGSLSRGAPQDDRYRREERRDGKDDREERGRKDREDMERKDRDKQEWRDDRERRDEKRDRDEREKRDRDERERRDRDEKERRDRDERERKDRDERERKDRDERERKDRDERERKDRDEKERRDQDEKERRDRDEWERKDREERERRDRDERERTDRDEKEKRDHRDKREDRDRRPEREKRENRGERKDDREDKGRKDVRGERDDRDRKDDRDRREDKDRAKRNERERRDDREKREERRDKVDDLRSLVRPVSEMNLRPSLQKSSSEDKKKPRPASESDRRTTLPRYSPSTEFRERSESAVVRSTLAPHSAQDSQQEPAPARQALLPPKSLTAPSTESGRSSTPSSSSSSSSSTSSTSSSAPIAVAKPPRTVSLIVDDPSRPSLAAPSSADSHMPPPVPPHAKQPPVPPPKPTNRNSNPALLASSLNRGSKARQPCYWTSWRRQSELGLYLSLPLYLRQRAAGTCSAELSQPGSGIIIVPAHAKRSPPTPPKRMTPVTKRHSVDPSPPSQVTESATADPAAAPGPAHHAGPKGYNNEEKTSAAAPQTATDTLPSPPSHIPPSPPRAQSLQPPDTTSSGPVSIIQADPPSPTTEPPSHPPAIPLHILIQRALASPGQAQPNPEGSQRAHSLLFESPPDFLTEMGDSSRLSLPITIEPLRLPEDDDFDMEEEMRKLQPQRPPRQPDMEPRSRRGLIGDPRVSIIPEVGGHEDSEGSDSDGPILYRDEDDDDDDDDDDDEEGPPSGLLSRVKRKDTLALRLERQERQEREERDPQENHDSRTWQNKEQWMAMRNKISSTLTRRLSQRPSADELEQRNILPAKNESDRRLERSEIKRRLTRKLSQRPTVAELQERKILRFHEYVECTHAHDYDRRADKPWTKLTPADKAAIRKELNEFKSSEMEVHEESKIYTRFHRP
- the phactr4a gene encoding phosphatase and actin regulator 4A isoform X5 yields the protein MGQSASSETLAQQPAQNNTDDEVDLQHSTTGGEEENSGGGTPPTKRKGKFSKMGRIFKPWKWRKKKPSEKFTETSIALERKISVRKSRQELISRGLLKDIPENVSNNVNHSKAPPVKNGHPVSKDVDRVSEAGARVPRGESDPKGNPLKMLQGDDRRSRAPSDASRSNRAPLDVDTHARMTVDADRRSRLPSDVDKRGGSLSRGAPQDDRYRREERRDGKDDREERGRKDREDMERKDRDKQEWRDDRERRDEKRDRDEREKRDRDERERRDRDERERKDRDERERKDRDEKERRDQDEKERRDRDEWERKDREERERRDRDERERTDRDEKEKRDHRDKREDRDRRPEREKRENRGERKDDREDKGRKDVRGERDDRDRKDDRDRREDKDRAKRNERERRDDREKREERRDKVDDLRSLVRPVSEMNLRPSLQKSSSEDKKKPRPASESDRRTTLPRYSPSTEFRERSESAVVRSTLAPHSAQDSQQEPAPARQALLPPKSLTAPSTESGRSSTPSSSSSSSSSTSSTSSSAPIAVAKPPRTVSLIVDDPSRPSLAAPSSADSHMPPPVPPHAKQPPVPPPKPTNRNSNPALLASSLNRGSKARQPCYWTSWRRQSELGLYLSLPLYLRQRAAGTCSAELSQPGSGIIIVPAHAKRSPPTPPKRMTPVTKRHSVDPSPPSQVTESATADPAAAPGPAHHAGPKGYNNEEKTSAAAPQTATDTLPSPPSHIPPSPPRAQSLQPPDTTSSGPVSIIQADPPSPTTEPPSHPPAIPLHILIQRALASPGQAQPNPEGSQRAHSLLFESPPDFLTEMGDSSRLSLPITIEPLRLPEDDDFDMEEEMRKLQPQRPPRQPDMEPRSRRGLIGDPRVSIIPEVGGHEDSEGSDSDGPILYRDEDDDDDDDDDDDEEGPPSGLLSRVKRKDTLALRLERQERQEREERDPQENHDSRTWQNKEQWMAMRNKISSTLTRRLSQRPSADELEQRNILPAKNESDRRLERSEIKRRLTRKLSQRPTVAELQERKILRFHEYVECTHAHDYDRRADKPWTKLTPADKAAIRKELNEFKSSEMEVHEESKIYTRFHRP
- the phactr4a gene encoding phosphatase and actin regulator 4A isoform X4 — its product is MENPDDEVDLQHSTTGGEEENSGGGTPPTKRKGKFSKMGRIFKPWKWRKKKPSEKFTETSIALERKISVRKSRQELISRGLLKDIPENVSNNVNHSKAPPVKNGHPVSKDVDRVSEAGARVPRGESDPKGNPLKMLQGDDRRSRAPSDASRSNRAPLDVDTHARMTVDADRRSRLPSDVDKRGGSLSRGAPQDDRYRREERRDGKDDREERGRKDREDMERKDRDKQEWRDDRERRDEKRDRDEREKRDRDERERRDRDEKERRDRDERERKDRDERERKDRDERERKDRDERERKDRDEKERRDQDEKERRDRDEWERKDREERERRDRDERERTDRDEKEKRDHRDKREDRDRRPEREKRENRGERKDDREDKGRKDVRGERDDRDRKDDRDRREDKDRAKRNERERRDDREKREERRDKVDDLRSLVRPVSEMNLRPSLQKSSSEDKKKPRPASESDRRTTLPRYSPSTEFRERSESAVVRSTLAPHSAQDSQQEPAPARQALLPPKSLTAPSTESGRSSTPSSSSSSSSSTSSTSSSAPIAVAKPPRTVSLIVDDPSRPSLAAPSSADSHMPPPVPPHAKQPPVPPPKPTNRNSNPALLASSLNRGSKARQPCYWTSWRRQSELGLYLSLPLYLRQRAAGTCSAELSQPGSGIIIVPAHAKRSPPTPPKRMTPVTKRHSVDPSPPSQVTESATADPAAAPGPAHHAGPKGYNNEEKTSAAAPQTATDTLPSPPSHIPPSPPRAQSLQPPDTTSSGPVSIIQADPPSPTTEPPSHPPAIPLHILIQRALASPGQAQPNPEGSQRAHSLLFESPPDFLTEMGDSSRLSLPITIEPLRLPEDDDFDMEEEMRKLQPQRPPRQPDMEPRSRRGLIGDPRVSIIPEVGGHEDSEGSDSDGPILYRDEDDDDDDDDDDDEEGPPSGLLSRVKRKDTLALRLERQERQEREERDPQENHDSRTWQNKEQWMAMRNKISSTLTRRLSQRPSADELEQRNILPAKNESDRRLERSEIKRRLTRKLSQRPTVAELQERKILRFHEYVECTHAHDYDRRADKPWTKLTPADKAAIRKELNEFKSSEMEVHEESKIYTRFHRP
- the phactr4a gene encoding phosphatase and actin regulator 4A isoform X3; the encoded protein is MAVQSEYVYDEVDLQHSTTGGEEENSGGGTPPTKRKGKFSKMGRIFKPWKWRKKKPSEKFTETSIALERKISVRKSRQELISRGLLKDIPENVSNNVNHSKAPPVKNGHPVSKDVDRVSEAGARVPRGESDPKGNPLKMLQGDDRRSRAPSDASRSNRAPLDVDTHARMTVDADRRSRLPSDVDKRGGSLSRGAPQDDRYRREERRDGKDDREERGRKDREDMERKDRDKQEWRDDRERRDEKRDRDEREKRDRDERERRDRDEKERRDRDERERKDRDERERKDRDERERKDRDERERKDRDEKERRDQDEKERRDRDEWERKDREERERRDRDERERTDRDEKEKRDHRDKREDRDRRPEREKRENRGERKDDREDKGRKDVRGERDDRDRKDDRDRREDKDRAKRNERERRDDREKREERRDKVDDLRSLVRPVSEMNLRPSLQKSSSEDKKKPRPASESDRRTTLPRYSPSTEFRERSESAVVRSTLAPHSAQDSQQEPAPARQALLPPKSLTAPSTESGRSSTPSSSSSSSSSTSSTSSSAPIAVAKPPRTVSLIVDDPSRPSLAAPSSADSHMPPPVPPHAKQPPVPPPKPTNRNSNPALLASSLNRGSKARQPCYWTSWRRQSELGLYLSLPLYLRQRAAGTCSAELSQPGSGIIIVPAHAKRSPPTPPKRMTPVTKRHSVDPSPPSQVTESATADPAAAPGPAHHAGPKGYNNEEKTSAAAPQTATDTLPSPPSHIPPSPPRAQSLQPPDTTSSGPVSIIQADPPSPTTEPPSHPPAIPLHILIQRALASPGQAQPNPEGSQRAHSLLFESPPDFLTEMGDSSRLSLPITIEPLRLPEDDDFDMEEEMRKLQPQRPPRQPDMEPRSRRGLIGDPRVSIIPEVGGHEDSEGSDSDGPILYRDEDDDDDDDDDDDEEGPPSGLLSRVKRKDTLALRLERQERQEREERDPQENHDSRTWQNKEQWMAMRNKISSTLTRRLSQRPSADELEQRNILPAKNESDRRLERSEIKRRLTRKLSQRPTVAELQERKILRFHEYVECTHAHDYDRRADKPWTKLTPADKAAIRKELNEFKSSEMEVHEESKIYTRFHRP